The DNA region TGGAAATTCAAATGTCTTTCCTCCTAATAAGTATCCTAGGTAGGAAAAAGAGGAGTTTAAACGGCAATTAACTTGAATCCAATTTGAATGAtgggattggttggttggttacACATACCTAAGCAAGCCCTCCCTTTCTCTATAAATATCGGAGGAAACTCAAGATGAAGGTAAGTTGAGTTGAATCTtagaaacacaaaaaaatataacttaggCATTAGAGGTGTTTAATACCCTTAAGGCATTCTCTGAATTTTCTGGTGCAGCTTCATGAGACGCATTGACTAGTGCGAAACATGTCCACAATAATTGGTGACGTTTGTGTGAAATCTTCATCTCAATGTGTCTTTCGCATGCCTGTGACAACACACTCTCGATCAACACGAGACTAGGAAGCAACTTCTGCAAATGTGACTCCTCTAACTCCAACATACGGACATGTGAAAATCAAAACGTCGAGATGATGATAACACATCTGATAACACGAGTCACacatcctatcgccaagtgctaaGTGTATGTACATgtaacaagtgtacaataaaatcacacagtggataataaaagtcttataactaagtaccagaattttttgtttaaatacaaacttgtttaaaccacacataataaaatattataagtctcAATATTGTTTCAAAGCCAAATTACAAGACATATAAACTAGTagaggcaattttttttttttttttaacataaaaactccaaatcaaaactctggcagaGTTGTCTCTTCAGGCTCAACCTCCTCTTCcttctcaacatctgcatcaaaatctacggtaccaaaatggtgccgcaggtaagtaataatctaaatgccacaagataaaaaatatattaaactcaacaatatgcatgaaagaatgccaaatgcacatgtcccatccACACTTTTTCcactcacgccaaaaatctcattttgacccaaaacatatcttttaaaaccagtccttgccattatcccagattaTGGTCCGAACtaagaaaaccaccatttttttagaaaatggatcagaatatcctcatacaaaatctcgcaatttttccagaaaatgacccatatccaatattcaaaatccatttcaatttattgtatgcaccatgatctcctctAAAGATTATCcgcactctggctcctgtgccacaccacaggtaacaactacacatgtgacacctaaacgagcgatgcccagtctagcacccagcgcgtacctggaccaggccatcctctagtccccgccagcctagggaccatggagtcgacacAACAGCATTACCGTATTGTACAATCCAgttgtcgcccagcaacaactcaggggatgtcactcaatattatctactcccgagtgaccagaggagttccaccgatataataccccatcccgacttgggatcgtaatacacacgcacccgaaaatccatttacactgataaaatcagttttttttcaatttaatacatgcacatgaatgcaccatgcaatgcacacctcaagacacaatttatccaacaaatttcaacatcaacaataaacaaataacttagtcctcaatccatccgactcccgactcctcagactcagtctggaataaccaatcagtcaatgaatttactgtaaaagtaataatatatttaaatctaaaatagagtttggaaaaatacttatagcgctatataataatttttgaaggatcaagaggttgcaaacaaagaagaaagaacatcgtaacagtgtaaaatacattgtggccgtgggttgtaaaatacttatttttgaatggggacaaatcAAGACTTTGAATTGATAGAAAATGACCTAAAtgtatttatgaagctagtggaagagagagttggccgtgggtggcggaggaaatggcggtggaagtgaaaaacggcAAAAAACGAAAatgagctcgtgggggctgcttcagcaacggatcggagctagaaataggtggtttaggggacggcaagaggtcggtgatgatgtggtgaagatgTGGTAGCCGGAAGTGGAGAGGTGCTCCAGCTGGAGGGAAAGATTTATGGGCGGGCGGTGCAGGCCACGGCACTGGCGAACGGCAGCACTGGGCGGCTGAAGGAAATGGCGAAAATGAAGGGGGAAGAGAGAGACGCGCGTGGGAGAGGTCTggaggagaaaagaagaaaaagaaagaaaaaagagaaagaaaaagaaaagagaaaaagaaaaagagaaaaagaaaagatagggaaaagaaatgaggtccagtcttcACCTCTGAAGTCTAGAAACTGATCTGATGAAAACgactttaaaagttataaaacgagtaaaataatttaaacaccacatcaagttaaaatataataaataactagtaaaaactaacaacataattttaaatcaaaaaacaaactaaaataaattacacagcaatttaaactcaaaacgataattaatattaagaaagctctacaaaataaattttacaactaagtaaatccaattaaaatacgattaatttaaaataaaagaaccaatattttaattaaattaaaatactcattcagtgaaaatatacgtaaaaaggGATATCACAACAAACAATGAGAGAAGACTAGCAGAAAtggatgaaagtttaaaagaaTGACATCAGAAATGAAGGCTCTTCATAGTGAAAATTCCCTGAAGTGCAGGGCTGCACTAAGCCATGTCGATTAATTGCTCACCAACATTGACCTACCATATAGCCTTGCGACAATAAGGACGAGAAACAAAAGCTTCACCATAATTTACCCAGCCTCATAGACAAATATGAGAAAATGGCAAGGAAAATAAGAGCATCCTCATTCGTTGATCAACTGCTCACCAGCATTGACCTACCATATAGCGTGGAGATCATGGCAATACCACTTTGATCAAAATTCAAGGTTCCTCAAGTCAAGATGTGTGATGGATCCAAGGATCCTATCGAACACCTGGAAACATTCAAAGCACATATGACACTCCATGGCTTCCCCATGGAGATCACATGCCGGGTGTTCCCTTTAACCCCAAAAAGAGCCACACTGGGATGGTTCGAGGTGCTACATCCAAGTTCAATAGACATTTTTTAAGAATTGGGTAGGCAGTTTTTTACCTAATTTATGGCGAGTAGAAAGAGGAGGAACCTGCCACATATGTCCTCATGGTGAAACAGAGAAAGGACAAGAGCCTGAAAGCTTATCTTGCCTGCTTCAACAAAGAGCGCATGATGGCGGACGACCAAGAAGAAAATATCACACTAGCAGCCTTGCTAGGAGGCATCTGGCCCAGAAGCCCATTTATTGCAGAGCTATCGAGGAAGACCCTAACGACTTTGCAAGAATTCATATACAAAGCAGAAAACTTTGTCAATGTTGAGGATACCCTACGAGCCTTAACTGCACCAAGAAAATTGGAAATGGAGCTATCAGAGGACCAAGCAAGGAAGGGCGCCTAGGGAAGAGACTGAGAGAGGGAGCCAAGGGCAAAAAGAAACCCCCGATAGATAAGGCAAGAAGCGGGTGTTCCGACACATACAATCAACCCTAGGGTCCAATACTCCAACATGAACATCCAAAATAGGGCTGAGGAACCAATCTAAGACAACAAGGGTCGCACTTAAAGGGCCCATCGATTTTGCACCTACCATAATGTAGGCATTGTAAGGATAGGAGCAAGATTTATTAGAGAAACCCATTAATGGGAGTGGGTCTCAAATGTGGttcttgtaaaaaataaaataaaaacccaatGGGTAGGTTCAAATATGCATTGACGTTAGGGATCTTAATAGGGATAGCTTCTTGTTACCCTAATCAACCTTAATGTGGACTCCACAATAGGACATTGGATGCTAAGTTTTATGGATGCCTACTTTGACTACAACCGAATCTGTATGAGCCTAAATGACCAAGACAAAATGGCCTTTATAACTGATCGGGGGTTATACTACTAAAAAGTGATGCCTTTCGGCTTAAAAAATGTTGGAGCAATGTACCAAATGTTGGTTAACATAATGTTTAAGAAACAAATTGGGCAGAACATGACGTGTATGTTAATGACCAACTCGTCAAAAGTAAAGAGCTAGAGCAACATGTAGAGGATCTGAGGGAAGCTTTCAGTGTGTTACGACAATACAAAATGAAACTCAACCCAGAAAAATATGTATTGGGAGTATAGTCAGGCAAATTCCAAGCTTCATGGTGTTAGAAAAGGGACTCGAAGCTAATCCTGAGAAACTCAAGGAGATCATTGAAATGGAACCACCgaagaacttgaatgaagtACAAAAGCTTGCCGAGAGAATAGCAGCACTCAAAAAGTTTGTGTTGAGATCAACTATAAAATGCCTACCATTCTTCCGAGTCTTGCAAAAGATACAAAACTTGGACGCCGAGTGTAAAAAGGCGTTCGTACAACTTAAAGAGTATATATCACACTCCCCACTCTTAGGCCAAGCCAAACAAGGAGAAACTCTACTCTTATGTTTGTTGGTCAAATCGGAAGCCATATCTATCGCCCTAATATGTGAAGAGGGAAAGATACAAAAGCCGGTTTACTACATCAGCCTAGCTATAAGTGGAGCTGAGGTCAGATACCCTAGACTGGAGATGCTAGCATTCACACTAGTAGTAGCCGCTTGTTGATTACGATCGTACTTTCAGGCTCATCCCATAAGAGTAGTAATAGCAAAACCCttacaaaaaatattgcaaTGGTCAGAGACCTCCTCAGGTCGACTAGTAAGATGGTCAATAAAGCTAAGTGTGTTTGGCATTAACTATATTCCTCTAACCGTAGTAAAGGGATAGGTGCTGGTCAACTTTGTGGCAGAATTCTCTAACTTCTTCGAAAAAATTCAAGAGACCCCCACAAAGAAGTTGTGGCAAGTTTACATCGATGGCTCATCTTGCTATTCCAGGAGAGAAGTATAGGTGTATGTAATAACGAAGGATAACATGGAATCGTACTATGTAATAAGGCGCCGATTCAAGGTTACCAACAATGAAGTTGAGTATGAGACAATGCTGGTAGGACTCACCATAGCCAAAGCCTTAGGGGCAACATAAATAAGCATAACGACAAACTCATAGGTTGTGGCCAGCCAGATAATGGAGGAACATCTGGCGAAGggcaaaaaacttgaaaaatatcTGCAGTAGGTGCACGGAAGGCGTGACCATTTCAACTACGTCCAAATCAATCGCATCCCTCGGGAAGACAACTGGAAGGCTGACGACTAGCACGAGCGACATTTGAGAAAGAAGAAACGGCCCTACTGTGGAAGGTGATCGCCAAAGCAATAGAAACCCAGCCATCGGAATAGAAATCGCAGAAATAAGTGCAAGGACTGTAGAATGGGCACATGATATAGCTAGGTTCTTGGCTATTGAGGAAATCCAACAATAGGGAAGAGGCAAAGAAGGTGAAAAACAAAGCTACTCGCTTCACCTTAATCAACGACAAGCTATATAAGCAAGGATTCGTTATCCCCCTCCTGTAATGTGTATCGACAGAAGAAGCCCAGTACGTCATGGAGGAAGTACATAAGGGAACATGCAGGAACCTTTGAGAGGAAGAGCTTTGGTGACTAAAGTCATGCGGGCTTGGTATTATTGGATATACACCCTCAAAGATGCCAAATAATTTTGCTTGAAAGTGCACCCAATGCCATTTGCACGCGTGAATTCCAAGTTTCCCCTCTAAGGAGCTAACATCAATTATGTCTCGCTAACTATTCACCCAATGAGAGGTAGTTTGGTCGGCCCCGTGCCACCTAAGAGGGGGAGCAAAGTTTATCATTATCACCGTTGACTAGTTTACAAAATGGGCCGAAGTTGAGGCATTGGCAATTGTAACTTTACAAAACATCATCAGGTTTTTGTGGAAAATAATTGTGTGCCGATTTGGGGTACCacataatatcatttcaaataATGGTAAACAATTCGACTTCGAGCACTACCAAGCCTGGTGTGTCAAACTTGGAATCAAGATCAAATACTTCTTACTTAGACACCCTTAGGCCATTGGGCAAGTTAAGGCAACGAACAAAACGATAATGGGTATAGTGAAGAAAAGGCTTGAAGAGAAGAAAGGCACCTAGACCGAGGAACTCCCCAGGGTACTATGGGTGTATAGGACTATTGTTAAAATCCCAATAGGAGAGATACCGTTCGCCCTAACCTATGGCAATGAGGCGATAATATTGGTAGAAACAAGGATGCCAAGCTACCGAGCCCAAGTCTTAGTGAAGGGTTGAATATTGGGACATTAGAGGAAAATCTTGACTTACTAGAAGAGAGAAAACTTGAAGCAGAGGTCAGAATGACAACTGACAAAACGAAAGTAGAACAATATTTCAATAGAAGGGTTAAGGCAAGGTTCTTCATAATAGGAGACCTAGTCTTAAAAGAAACTAATGTCACTACGACACCTGATGGGAAGCTCGGCCTGTGATGGGAAGGCCCGTACTTAGAACTTAGTAGTGGCAAGCCACAAGACTGGATCGTATCATCTCAAAGATGCACAAGTAAAAAAGTTGCCTTTAGATGGTTGCGTTTAATGTGAATTAAATCTTTGCTAAATCATTGCGAGTATTGGGTATCGAGTTGCAGTGACATCATATGAATTGTGCACTATCTGTTTCCTAAAATTTAATACCAATCTCTCCGTCTTTTTCACATTAATTTGTCAACTCTTGTAGAGAGAGTTGTGTTATTCATGGCCTCATAATTGTTAGCTGGTATCTTTACCAATGCCTTTCTTGCATAACATCGCCCTCATTTTGTTTTGGTTGCCTTTTATGTATAGGCCACTCCCACCTCATTATCAATGCTTTCTTTTGCATTGATCACTTTAATCCCCGTGCATTTCTCGCCTTTAGCCCATTACAACTTCTGTCCGCCAATTGCCTTTCAACTCTATTCAAGTTCCTAGCAAACCTTCCATTCTACACTTTTATTTCGTCTTTGTACGTACATGATCCATTGGAACTCAAATTCTTCATTGGGAGCTACTTTACCCTGCTCttgacaaaaaaagaaatgataaatataGTTGTGAATggcgtataattatttaaaaaaaagtgaataaatatataatttaataaaaaaaattaattttttaatattaaattctattattttttaaaacgattgcaTATAATTTACATACTTTATGACTATACgtaatattacttttaagtAGATGTATAGCTCCTACCACcacacatcttttttttttttttttcacaataaaCACGTGGTGTAAGACTTTAAAATATAACGTATGACATTTAGAGACGttataacatttttaattttatgaatttacttcTACGGTTAAAACGTTTTTCTTTACAATTTGGTCCTAAAAACTACAATTTTGAGAAAAGTTAGGTAAAAAAGAGGCTAtttaaaagagggaaaaaaaaaaagaaaaaaaaagaaaaggcaatcAACTCTTCCGAATTGAAACTCAGAAAAGCCCAGCAGAAGCAGAGGCCACAGATACCAGAAGAAATGATTTCAAATTCGCTTTTGTTTCTCCACTTCTTCCTTTCCATTGCAGTGCACGCCCTCGGGCTTCAAAGGTAATCGTCTATTTGATTTTTCCACTTTTTCCTGGctgtttttataatttgatttttgcAGGGTTGGTGCAAGTGTCGGACCAGAGAATCGGATCGGGCGCAGAGTTCTGCCGAGTTTCAAAGAAACCCCTGGGGGAAGTAACGCTACCTATGAGTGCTCTCCGTCCGGTCCCTGCGTTCCCTGCCTCTACTCCGAAAAGGTTccgattttcattttttacgAAGAATTTGAAGCCTCTCTTTCATGTTTGGATTTTTATACGACTGCTTCAATTGATAGATTTGTGTGGATATGTTTGTGACTCGGATTATTGGAGATTCGTGCCTCTAAAATTAGAGTTGGTGTCATGTGACCGAAGGTCGTAGATTTTCCTAAATCTGAAGTAATACCCAAGCTGTGTCCATGTTGTTTGTTGGTGTATTGTATATGAAATCTTTTGGAAAACTAACAAAGCAATTGAAGTATATAGTGGGTCTCCTCGCAATTGGGAATTTTCATTGATGCTATGGTGCAATGGAAAACAAGAACGGAAGGTAGGATAGAAAGTTGGGCCAGTGAATCCTCTATAACCTCAATCCCATTATTATTGGGATATTGGAAGAGACATACATTAGGCAGGAATGTGTGCTAATGTTTTTTGGATTACCTCTATGAAGCCTGAATCTTATTTTCATCTGACTTTAACTTCTGAACCAATATAGCTATATGAGATGCAACGAAAGGGTGCATTGCAGACAAAATTGCAGACCTTGCTGTGATCCTTCAGTATTAGCTCCATTGCTTCCTTGTTGACTGCCTTCTCAACTGGTAGCAACCGTGTACTGGTtatcatgttatttattattagcCATCCACAACCTGGTGCTCCTAATAACTTCCTGTATAGAATGACAATAAAATGTGTAGATTAGCTGCTGCACTTTCCTCATATGCTGTTGATGTTGTTTGCATGTCACTCCATTGGTCTCTTAAATGTATTAGcgcttatttttttatctttattttgttctgcagaatgatgaaaaatatagGTGCAGTGAGACTGTTTATCGTATTCCATACAAATGCGTAGAAATCAGAGATAATTCGAAGGACCCAAATGTGAAAAATTCTCATAATAGCCGTTTTACTCTTGAAATCTCtgacaagaataaaaaattaaatggtGTATTGCATGATGCTGGAGAACTCACTACTCCAATGAGGGAGAGAAGTGTACTTGATGATCCAGCAATGTTAAAGAGTGGACTGCAAGCTTATACTACATATGAAAGCTGTTTACCGCCGGTTAATGAAGAGAAGTTGTCAGTGCTTGGGTTTGAGGTTAGCATTATCTTCTAGTATCTCTCTTTATCAGAGTGCCTGATTAGTGCACTTGATTAATTTGTCAAAAATGAAGAAGTAAATGCTAACAAATTAACGGGTAGAGTCCTATTTACATGTGATAGATCAAATATTCTGTGCTATGGGTCTATTTGGCTCTGGCCTGCTAGTCTCAATACTTTAATTTAAAGTATATTGTGCACTTATAATCCATGTAATGACATTGGAACACTTGTGCTATATTCCTTTACAAAAAGGATTTTCAACATTCAACATCACACACTTTTGTTTTAGTCTATTCTGTTTCTTTGCTTTGAACTTATTTGTCACAAACATGTAGAGCTTCTGCATCGTGATTCATGTATTTACTTTTTTGCTCTTCGTTGTGAGCTTATAAGTTACTTGACCAACGAGGTATTGAcaatcaaaaagaaaacatataaaaacCTGATAGTTGTCTATATGTCTGCTTCTGTGTGAACGTGCGCACGTTTCTGACGAGTTATCTGTTGTTTTCTTAAGCACTATAAGCTAACTTGTTAAATATTTCACTTTCATAATAATGATTGGTGGATGCAAACATTGCAGATTAAATGCAATTTCTTTAAAGTTAGCCTTTTACTTGCTTTGcaataaaatgaagaacatgATACATGCCTGTGTTGATGCCTATTATTCTGTTTTACTCCGTACAGGGGATTGTGTTGTGTTTGTTGCTCATCAGCGGCACAGTTGTATACTTCAGAAGAAAGCGGACCATTGCCATGACAGGTTTTGGAGGGAGGATCCAGACCAACTCTAGGTTTTAATGCATCGTATGGATCCTTTTGCTTTGTGTTTTCCCCTATAATTAGGGCTGTATATAAACAAATCTGAGCACCATAAAAAGTTGTAAAATGTAAAGACTAACAGTGTAATAACATCTAAAATGATTAGgtcattttaaacttttattcaatttaaagaGAAGACATATCCGTTCATGCTCCTGCCTCATATGGCATGCATTGTTCACAGGGATACTTAATATTCATCATCGTAAGATCTTCATGTATCTGCTTTACTTCAAAGTGAACCACCCGATTCAGATCAACCAAAGGATAATTGAAAACCTATTATACTCCAAACTCGGACAACTTCCCTGCTGCCACATCCCGGCATCCATTGATACTTGCATCCGACCGTTTCATTTACAGAAAAATATAAACACAATTCTTTTTACAACCATCATTTTGATGAAGGCatctttgtaaaataattttataaggttaaatatttttctttttattttattatgatacATGGACAATACACGTCTTACAAGTCATGTGTATCGTCTATGTGTCTTCATTCGT from Carya illinoinensis cultivar Pawnee chromosome 6, C.illinoinensisPawnee_v1, whole genome shotgun sequence includes:
- the LOC122312523 gene encoding uncharacterized protein LOC122312523; the encoded protein is MISNSLLFLHFFLSIAVHALGLQRVGASVGPENRIGRRVLPSFKETPGGSNATYECSPSGPCVPCLYSEKNDEKYRCSETVYRIPYKCVEIRDNSKDPNVKNSHNSRFTLEISDKNKKLNGVLHDAGELTTPMRERSVLDDPAMLKSGLQAYTTYESCLPPVNEEKLSVLGFEGIVLCLLLISGTVVYFRRKRTIAMTGFGGRIQTNSRF